One Turneriella parva DSM 21527 genomic region harbors:
- a CDS encoding PAS domain-containing protein, translating to MPQLSSAALTFMTGVNCLLFAGWFLILRWRSQNSVVGMLSWAAGMALHGAGWIIIVLRGNDPQWAWLLPGATVMLPGTLLLLDGFYRLLNARPVPRIQWVILINFELLLLYFTYADYRSPVRGIISSAYHTFVILWMAFVLPGNSEAVSKRMRLGLRAVLSLIGLALALRTIANFLYLSDPHYSTLTDAGIDLATTILFFATAFMPSFIFLAISNEASERRRISVANRLDDLVASIDGIVWEADARTVTFTYVSSKAERLLGYPASDWLKPGFWQAHIYKDDQIWAPQFCAERARLLQPHEFEYRFVALDGRIVWLRDLVTVVAEAGEPRWLRGVMVDITARKKKDEELKQLKLIYELLSHCRKAFGEAADAEVLLEQIVNSCTVSDDVLLAWIGEEAADSQEVIVKAAAGKAMAYLDEHKISTDETLPEGRGPTGRAMREKRSVFVNHLDITSHDIFTPGRLKYGMYSCASVYFIHSNGRPMSLNIYAAPGNFFSAHMIESFEQLAHEISLALERFAIDRWRTYAEQQIRENQILLDFAIESTVDAVWDFDPRANTVKFSHHWESMLGYDKGELKHSLVDWEKLIHPQDLQAMNENLQGYLRGDMEAFDMTLRMRSKRGDYIWVKDRGVVVERDEAGKASRLVGTLKNIDSEVRSREEARRNAILLDEVFNAAPVGLMVIDRQGNVLRSNPKVIEVAGVQSALGSGVAASGAIFYDENHQPYPEGVLPQVIANQATEQAFAQTFGVRRAEGKELRWVHAISRFVPAIESAICVTSDITDLVESQRSVRDLAQVLEQRVKERTLELEEINKELEAFSYSLSHDLKAPLVRAESWLNILQQKLRGAFDQNAEDILQYVRRELAAMTSMGEAMMQLARVSQSELVITAVDLSQIAEQILNDLRIENPESKIEAEIQPAMVVYADAALARVLIRNLLENAVKYSRQKPAVQISFFQKEATGSPCYCIRDNGIGFDMQYADRLFAPFQRLHSEKDYPGHGIGLATAQRIVHRHQGTISAESAVDSGTTISFTLRNQASEAGAR from the coding sequence ATGCCACAGTTATCATCGGCAGCGCTGACTTTCATGACCGGTGTCAACTGCCTGCTCTTTGCAGGCTGGTTTCTGATTCTTCGGTGGCGCAGCCAGAATTCCGTTGTGGGTATGCTGTCATGGGCGGCCGGTATGGCGCTGCACGGCGCAGGTTGGATTATTATCGTACTGCGGGGCAATGACCCCCAATGGGCCTGGCTCTTGCCTGGGGCGACGGTCATGCTGCCGGGAACGCTTCTCTTGCTCGATGGCTTTTATCGGCTGCTCAATGCCAGACCCGTACCCCGTATTCAGTGGGTGATCTTGATCAACTTTGAATTGTTGTTGCTGTATTTTACCTATGCAGATTACCGCAGCCCCGTCAGGGGAATCATCTCGTCTGCATACCATACCTTCGTCATTCTCTGGATGGCATTTGTGTTGCCCGGCAATTCAGAGGCGGTTTCGAAACGAATGCGTCTGGGCCTGCGTGCGGTTCTCAGCCTCATTGGGTTAGCGCTCGCTCTGCGCACGATCGCGAATTTTCTGTACCTGAGCGATCCGCATTATTCTACCCTGACCGATGCGGGCATCGACCTTGCAACGACCATTTTATTTTTTGCTACAGCGTTCATGCCGTCGTTCATTTTTCTGGCAATTTCAAACGAAGCGAGTGAACGCAGGCGCATCAGCGTCGCCAATCGCCTCGACGACCTGGTGGCTTCGATTGACGGTATCGTGTGGGAGGCTGATGCACGCACGGTGACTTTCACGTATGTGAGCAGCAAAGCCGAACGGCTGCTCGGTTACCCGGCGAGCGACTGGCTGAAGCCTGGCTTTTGGCAGGCACACATTTACAAAGACGACCAAATTTGGGCGCCGCAATTTTGTGCCGAGCGCGCGCGATTGCTTCAGCCGCATGAGTTTGAGTACCGCTTTGTGGCGTTAGACGGCCGAATCGTCTGGTTGCGCGATCTGGTGACGGTAGTCGCCGAAGCGGGCGAACCCCGGTGGCTGCGCGGCGTAATGGTCGACATTACCGCACGCAAGAAGAAAGATGAGGAGCTAAAGCAGCTCAAGCTTATCTATGAGCTCTTGAGCCATTGCCGCAAGGCGTTTGGTGAGGCCGCTGACGCTGAGGTGCTGCTCGAACAGATTGTGAATTCGTGTACAGTTTCTGACGACGTGCTGCTCGCCTGGATAGGTGAAGAGGCGGCAGATTCGCAAGAGGTAATCGTGAAGGCGGCCGCAGGTAAGGCCATGGCGTACCTGGACGAGCATAAAATTTCTACAGACGAAACCCTGCCCGAAGGGCGGGGGCCTACCGGCCGGGCTATGCGCGAGAAGCGCAGTGTCTTCGTTAATCATCTCGATATCACATCGCATGACATTTTTACTCCCGGGCGCCTGAAGTATGGCATGTACTCATGCGCGAGTGTGTATTTCATTCACTCGAACGGCCGGCCGATGAGCCTGAATATCTACGCAGCGCCCGGAAACTTCTTCTCAGCCCACATGATTGAATCTTTCGAGCAGCTGGCGCACGAAATTTCGCTGGCGCTCGAACGTTTTGCCATCGATCGCTGGCGCACCTATGCCGAGCAGCAGATCAGGGAAAACCAGATTCTGCTCGACTTTGCCATCGAATCAACAGTCGATGCTGTCTGGGACTTTGACCCGAGGGCCAACACCGTAAAATTTTCACACCACTGGGAATCGATGCTCGGTTATGACAAGGGCGAACTCAAGCACAGCCTCGTCGACTGGGAAAAACTTATCCATCCGCAAGATTTGCAGGCGATGAACGAAAATCTGCAGGGGTATCTGCGCGGCGATATGGAAGCATTTGACATGACGCTGCGCATGCGCAGCAAACGCGGCGACTATATTTGGGTAAAAGACCGCGGTGTCGTCGTCGAGCGCGACGAAGCGGGTAAAGCTTCGCGTCTTGTGGGCACTCTCAAGAATATCGACAGCGAAGTGCGCAGCCGCGAAGAAGCGCGTCGTAACGCCATTCTGCTCGATGAAGTATTTAATGCCGCACCTGTGGGTTTAATGGTTATCGACAGGCAGGGCAATGTTTTGCGATCAAACCCCAAGGTAATTGAAGTCGCCGGAGTTCAGAGCGCTCTCGGTTCTGGGGTGGCGGCAAGCGGGGCAATATTCTACGACGAAAACCACCAGCCTTATCCCGAGGGCGTGCTGCCGCAAGTCATCGCGAATCAGGCTACTGAGCAGGCTTTTGCGCAGACTTTCGGAGTGCGCCGGGCAGAGGGCAAAGAGCTTCGCTGGGTTCACGCAATCAGCCGTTTTGTACCGGCCATCGAATCGGCAATCTGTGTCACCTCAGACATTACCGATCTCGTCGAATCGCAGAGGTCGGTTCGCGACCTGGCGCAGGTGCTCGAGCAACGGGTCAAAGAGCGAACGCTCGAGCTTGAAGAGATTAATAAAGAACTCGAAGCATTCAGCTATTCGCTTTCGCATGATCTGAAGGCACCGTTGGTACGCGCTGAAAGCTGGCTGAATATTCTGCAGCAGAAACTCAGGGGTGCATTCGACCAGAATGCAGAAGACATCTTGCAGTACGTGAGGCGTGAGCTGGCTGCCATGACTTCGATGGGCGAAGCGATGATGCAGCTTGCGCGCGTTTCACAATCTGAATTGGTGATAACGGCTGTCGATCTCTCGCAGATTGCAGAGCAAATTTTGAACGATCTGCGCATCGAAAACCCCGAGAGTAAGATCGAAGCAGAAATTCAGCCGGCGATGGTCGTTTATGCCGATGCCGCGCTTGCCAGAGTGCTCATCAGAAACCTGCTCGAGAACGCCGTCAAATACAGTCGGCAGAAGCCCGCCGTTCAGATTAGCTTCTTTCAGAAAGAAGCCACAGGCTCGCCCTGTTACTGCATTCGCGACAACGGTATCGGTTTTGATATGCAATACGCCGACCGCCTGTTCGCGCCGTTTCAGCGTCTGCATTCTGAGAAGGATTACCCCGGTCATGGAATCGGTCTCGCTACGGCGCAACGTATCGTACACCGCCACCAGGGTACAATCAGCGCCGAATCGGCTGTTGACTCAGGCACAACTATTTCGTTTACGCTGCGCAATCAGGCAAGCGAGGCAGGTGCCAGATGA